The Gammaproteobacteria bacterium DNA window GTACGATATAAATACCACCGGCAACTGATAGCAATACTATGTCAGCAAAAATACGCCAGCTCGCAGGATTTCGAATAAACTCAGACCAGGTAAATAGTTTGTGTGCAGGTAGATGAATAAAGTATTGGCTGGCGAAAAATAAATCCGCAATAAAAATGCCCATCACAAAAATTGCCAGGGGAATGTATTTTGCATTCACTTCGCCATGCAATAATTTGTTGCAAGTCATAGATCCGATAGCTATGCCTATTGAAAAAAAGCACATAAATATCGCGACGACTTGACTCTCCGCGCCTAAAATATCTTTAGTGAAAGTCGGGAATTGTGATACAAATGTTCCGCCCACTAACCAAGACCAAGAGATGCCCATAATTGCAAGAAAAATTTCACGATGTGAGCTTGCAAATTTGACAATGTGCCAGGTTTCAAGAAGAAAATTTTTATTAATGATTAATTGAGGGTGTGCCCTAGAAGTGGGTGGAACGAAAAGACTGGTGAGCCAGCCCGTTATCGCAACAGCCAGCACAATAACAGCAGTTAAATGGGCGCCATAAGGAGTTAAAACAACAAGGCCAGATAGAATAGTGCCCATTAAAATTGATATAAATGTGCCTGCTTCGATAAATGCATTTCCACCAATGAGCTCTTCACTTTGAAGATGATAAGGGAGAATCGCATACTTCAGTGGACCAAAAAATGAAGATTGGCTCCCCATTAAAAAAAGAGTTGTCATGAGTAAAGGAATGCTAGAATAAATCAGTGCATAGGCTCCAAGAGTCATAAAAATAATATCCGAAAATTTAATGATGCGAATTAATTTAGATTTTTCGAATTTGTCAGCGAGCTGACCCGCCGTGGCTGAAAAGAGAAAAAAAGGTGTGATGAATAAGCCATAGGCCAATGTGGCGAGCATTTGATTATGTGCTTCGCTTCCCGCCGAAATTTTATACGTGATTAAAATGACTAATGCCGTTTTAAAAACATTGTCATTAAAGGCATTTAAAAATTGCGTTACAAACAACGGCAAGAAGCGTCGGGTTAGCAGTAAGTGGTATTGATTGCCGTACATTGTTCACTCCATTAAGCACCAAAACGTCCAACAGCCGAATTTGGGTTGGAAGTATGGCTAGTTTGCCATATTTTTAATGTATAGGGATAGGGGAAGGGGGTAGATCTTTGCTATACCCTGTCCTGCTGAAGCAAAGATCGGGACCCTAGGCTATAATTCCACTATGGAAAACATCAGACCACTTCAAGGAACTCTGATCAACGGCATTGTTGATCAAGAAGAAGCTCAACGACTTCAGCAGCAGTCCTATTCTATGCCTGCATGGACTTTAACGCCACGACAACTCTGTGATGTGGAGTTGTTACTGAATGGCGGATTCTCGCCTTTAAAAGGCTTTATGGCTCAAGCGGATTATGAGCGGGTGGTCAAAGAATTGCGCTTGGCTGATGGCACGTTGTGGCCAATTCCCCTTGTTTTGGATATCACTCCTCAATTTGCCGAAAATCTTACGCTGGGCCAGTCGATTGCGCTTTATGATACAGAAGGATTGTTGATCGCTATCTTGAAAGTGACATCGCTCTGGGTACCAGACAAGAATCTCGAGGTTGAGAAAGTGTATGGATCTTCGGATCTCAACCATCCGGGTGTACGTTATATTCTTGATCAGACAGGCGACATCTATCTAGGTGGAACCTTAACCGGAGTCAGGCTGCCCCCTCGTTACGATTTTTGCACTTTACGTCAAACGCCTCGTCAACTAAGAGAATTATTTTTGCAGCGTGGTTGGGAGCGAATTATTGCATTTCAAACACGTAATCCCATGCATAGAGCGCATCATGCTTTAACATTGCGAGCGATGCGTCAATTTGAAGCGAATTTATTGATACATCCGTCGGATGGTGCCATTGCGGATAATATTCAACATTATGCGCGTGTTCGATGTTATCAATCGTTGATTCATCATTATCCAGAACAAACCACTCAATTAGCGCTATTGCCTTTAGCGATGCGAATGGCAGGTCCACGCGAAGCGTTATGGCATGGCATTATTCGACAAAATTACGGATGCACACACATGATTGTCGGACGTGATCATGCTGGTCCAACATTCGGTGAAAATCAACAAAGTTTTTATGCGCCATACGCTGCACAAGAATTATTTGCGCACTATCAAAGTGAATTAGATTTACAAATGATTCCTATGCAAGAAATGGTATACGTGAGTGAACGCAAGGAATATGTCCCGGTGAATGAAGTGACGCCAGAACAAACAGTTCAAAAAATTTCAGGAACAGAACTGCGACGTCGATTTGCAGAAGATTTACCCATACCAGAATGGTTTAGTTTTCCTGATGTGGTTGCTCAATTAAAAGCAGCTTTTCCTCCTAAACATCAACAAGGATTTACTGTTTTATTGACGGGATTGCCGAGCGCAGGAAAAACGACTTTAGCACATGCATTGCATTGGCGATTAATGGAATTAGGTGGGCGGCGCGTCAGTGTGCTCGATGGTGATTCCATGCGAAAAATTTTATCGTCTGAATTAGGTTTTTCGAAAACAGATCGTGAAAAGCATATGCTACGCACAGGATATGTTGCGCGAGAAATAACTAAGCATGGTGGAATTGCTATTTTAGCTCTTATTGCGCCATTGCAAAAAATTCGTCGTCAATTGCGTGATATTGTTACACCTTTCGGAGGTTTTATTGAAGTGTATATAAATACACCACAATCTATTTGTGAGCAGCGCGATAGAAAGGGGCTCTACAAAAAAGCGCGCCAAGGGTTAATCGAAAATTTCACGGGTGTTAGTAGTGAATATGAAATTCCCAAACTCGCAGAACTCGTTATCGATACTTCTAACGAAGAACCCAATGTAGCTATTCAACAAATTATTTTAAAATTACAACACTTGGGTTATTTAGGAGGCGGGTCCTGACCCCTCTAAATTTTAAGTTGTATTTATCCGATTATAATTGTGGCTCAAAATCGAGAATTCGGTATAATAGAAGACTAAACCATGGGAGTTACTTATGAGCAGTCTTAAACCAATCGGCATGATGTTGTTTGTGTTGCTATTGTTTTGTTGTATACCCAGTTCTGCAAGTAATTTATCTGTAGTTCAGACGGTGGCACAGCCTGGCACGGTTGCTTTAACGTTTGATGATGGGCCGTCACCGATTTATACCCCTCAAATTTTAGATATTCTGAAAAAAAATAATATTAAAGCCACTTTTTTTGTGGTCGGTCCGTTAGCAAAACAATTTCCACAATTACTTGATCGCATGGTAGCAGAAGGGCATGCAGTAGGGCTTCATGCAATGACTCATCCAAAGTTGACTCGATTAAATGCCTCAGAACTGAATCATGAAGTTGTTGGTTCACGGGATCTTGTTCAGAGACTCATTGGTAAATCTCCTGTTTGTTTGCGTCCACCTTATGGGGTGATGAATAAACGTGTCGAAGACTATGCGTCAGCTCATCAATTACTGATTATACCCAATGGATTCAATTCCTTAGATCAACAAAAGAAATTATGTGCGGCCAAAATTGCCCAACGAATTATTGATAATGCTCATTCGGGTCAGGTTATTCTATTACACGATGGGTATTCAAATCGTAAAAACACAGTAGAGGCTTTGCCAATAATTATTGAAGGAATACGCAAAAAAGGACTCGATTTCAGCGCTATTTGTATTCCTCAATAGCAACTCGATTAAGAAATTTGACACATTAGATTGGAACAACCGACTGAATGTTAAATTGGTTTACAATATAATTTTTCAAGCCCAATAGTAACTCTTGTTGTCTCGCTGTTAACTCAGAATCGGATTGAATTGCACTAATTTCTAGAAGCGCATTGCGAGGTGTCAGTCTATGTTGTCGACGATAATCAATCATGGCTTCTTCAGAATCTTGTGGATTCACTTTCGCGAGATATTCACCGTAAATTCGCTGATATTGGGGCGGTAGTTTTTCAGGATGAAGACGTCCAATATACCGTATTGCCAATGACTGTAAGCATGGATTATGGAAGTCATTGAGCAGTGCAATTTTTCCATCAAAATCGCGCGCACGAAATTCAGTACATAATTGTATTTCGTGTGGCAGTAAAAATCCATTTTGATATAAGGCGGC harbors:
- a CDS encoding MFS transporter, coding for MYGNQYHLLLTRRFLPLFVTQFLNAFNDNVFKTALVILITYKISAGSEAHNQMLATLAYGLFITPFFLFSATAGQLADKFEKSKLIRIIKFSDIIFMTLGAYALIYSSIPLLMTTLFLMGSQSSFFGPLKYAILPYHLQSEELIGGNAFIEAGTFISILMGTILSGLVVLTPYGAHLTAVIVLAVAITGWLTSLFVPPTSRAHPQLIINKNFLLETWHIVKFASSHREIFLAIMGISWSWLVGGTFVSQFPTFTKDILGAESQVVAIFMCFFSIGIAIGSMTCNKLLHGEVNAKYIPLAIFVMGIFIADLFFASQYFIHLPAHKLFTWSEFIRNPASWRIFADIVLLSVAGGIYIVPLYALLQVRSPENHRARIIAANNIINAIFMVISALMIMTLLQLHFTLTKIFLTLALMNTGIALYMVRILPDASIPSFLKWLK
- a CDS encoding bifunctional sulfate adenylyltransferase/adenylylsulfate kinase, yielding MENIRPLQGTLINGIVDQEEAQRLQQQSYSMPAWTLTPRQLCDVELLLNGGFSPLKGFMAQADYERVVKELRLADGTLWPIPLVLDITPQFAENLTLGQSIALYDTEGLLIAILKVTSLWVPDKNLEVEKVYGSSDLNHPGVRYILDQTGDIYLGGTLTGVRLPPRYDFCTLRQTPRQLRELFLQRGWERIIAFQTRNPMHRAHHALTLRAMRQFEANLLIHPSDGAIADNIQHYARVRCYQSLIHHYPEQTTQLALLPLAMRMAGPREALWHGIIRQNYGCTHMIVGRDHAGPTFGENQQSFYAPYAAQELFAHYQSELDLQMIPMQEMVYVSERKEYVPVNEVTPEQTVQKISGTELRRRFAEDLPIPEWFSFPDVVAQLKAAFPPKHQQGFTVLLTGLPSAGKTTLAHALHWRLMELGGRRVSVLDGDSMRKILSSELGFSKTDREKHMLRTGYVAREITKHGGIAILALIAPLQKIRRQLRDIVTPFGGFIEVYINTPQSICEQRDRKGLYKKARQGLIENFTGVSSEYEIPKLAELVIDTSNEEPNVAIQQIILKLQHLGYLGGGS
- a CDS encoding polysaccharide deacetylase family protein, whose translation is MSSLKPIGMMLFVLLLFCCIPSSASNLSVVQTVAQPGTVALTFDDGPSPIYTPQILDILKKNNIKATFFVVGPLAKQFPQLLDRMVAEGHAVGLHAMTHPKLTRLNASELNHEVVGSRDLVQRLIGKSPVCLRPPYGVMNKRVEDYASAHQLLIIPNGFNSLDQQKKLCAAKIAQRIIDNAHSGQVILLHDGYSNRKNTVEALPIIIEGIRKKGLDFSAICIPQ